A genome region from Diorhabda carinulata isolate Delta chromosome 2, icDioCari1.1, whole genome shotgun sequence includes the following:
- the LOC130903561 gene encoding uncharacterized protein LOC130903561 has product MSRIPKTSGIPSRLVSASATFTKNQPGENVTHTTQRTRVAQVQSCCGSGTGEAQAPSTNLPQPRTSQLPQSRLPPPCCSTQKARQPCAPKGNQTGIPPPRSIAQPGFSRPPAQTGISKLRPPQPGFSGPPVQTGISKLRPPQPSATAQSRSLSAPSSSRQTNLPTMQKSVQESSRQTVGAQEGSKNLTCRKETMLPKSALKPPEKIESKIKSSLLNKSLAKPRVKVTAKAKQITQAPAESMETPKGIEPVLQKAVFEKRIERDERGESLIKNLKLSKLNDQNEMDQVEMGIQQLDPNFPSMKSREIVGVTSTISVTPSYATVSRDYVRALTEEKEDIGMSPEEVAKLVEEEKEDVDNTLKMIPPDLMLSPGKYEMKQRLQQLRLNSESVALLEQSIIQPEITADEAQSEPSPEAVATVMHTVETGITPDATPDQVFNSLFREPPNEHFINLSSVTPGPLQDVVVPTDIPKEIHKEAVTNEMSKLTEKLNNIQPGDIPYVDIFTKVMSYEQKSPVKGKNLPRTFQKISDEKSLWVNADLEHLVNVVGAEPADILDPFNLDELEKSENLEAEMANGLEYFLEANPIQYMNRVQLRGTQMPTYFPGYMVAVPDFPDLMKIVKTPDEVFAIAWKSVQPKYFDEESMVSFM; this is encoded by the coding sequence ATGTCTCGAATTCCTAAAACAAGTGGTATTCCATCTCGTCTAGTATCGGCATCAGCTACATTTACCAAAAACCAACCAGGGGAAAATGTTACACACACCACGCAAAGAACTAGAGTAGCTCAAGTGCAGTCATGTTGTGGTTCTGGTACAGGAGAAGCCCAAGCTCCATCTACAAATCTACCACAACCAAGAACGAGTCAATTGCCACAATCACGTTTACCACCTCCATGTTGTTCAACTCAAAAGGCACGACAACCTTGCGCTCCTAAAGGAAATCAAACAGGTATACCTCCACCTAGGTCAATTGCTCAACCTGGATTTAGTAGACCTCCTGCCCAAACAGGAATATCGAAATTGAGACCCCCTCAACCTGGATTTAGTGGACCTCCTGTCCAAACAGGAATATCGAAATTGAGACCCCCTCAACCCTCAGCTACTGCTCAGAGTCGTAGCTTAAGTGCACCTTCTTCTTCCCGTCAAACCAATTTACCAACAATGCAAAAATCGGTACAAGAATCTTCTAGACAAACTGTTGGTGCACAAGAAGGATCAAAAAATTTAACTTGCAGGAAAGAAACAATGTTACCTAAATCAGCGTTGAAACCACCggaaaaaatagaaagtaaaataaaaagcagtcttttaaataaatctttGGCGAAACCTCGTGTCAAGGTAACGGCAAAAGCTAAACAGATCACACAGGCACCAGCTGAGAGTATGGAAACGCCAAAAGGAATTGAGCCTGTATTACAGAAAGCCGTTTTCGAAAAGCGAATAGAGAGAGATGAAAGAGGGGAGTCTCTTATTAAGAATCTCAAGCTCTCAAAACTCAACGATCAAAATGAAATGGACCAAGTAGAAATGGGTATTCAACAATTAGATCCAAATTTTCCATCAATGAAATCTCGAGAGATTGTGGGAGTTACCAGTACTATTTCTGTAACGCCTTCATACGCGACGGTCTCCAGAGATTACGTTAGAGCTTTaacagaagaaaaagaagatatagGCATGTCTCCAGAGGAAGTAGCAAAATTAGTTgaagaagaaaaggaagatGTAGATAACACCTTGAAAATGATTCCTCCCGATTTAATGTTATCTCCAGGAAAATACGAGATGAAACAACGTTTACAACAATTGAGATTAAACTCCGAGTCAGTGGCTCTTTTAGAACAGTCCATAATACAACCAGAAATTACTGCAGATGAGGCTCAGTCAGAGCCATCTCCAGAAGCTGTAGCAACTGTAATGCACACCGTAGAAACCGGAATCACTCCAGATGCTACTCCGGATCAAGTTTTTAACTCCTTATTTCGAGAACCCCCCAATGAGCATTTCATAAATCTTAGTTCGGTAACTCCAGGTCCTCTGCAAGATGTAGTAGTTCCCACTGATATACCTAAGGAAATTCACAAGGAAGCCGTTACTAATGAGATGTctaaattaacagaaaaattaaataatattcaaccTGGAGATATTCCTTACGTAGATATTTTCACTAAAGTGATGTCTTACGAACAAAAATCTCCGGTAAAGGGTAAAAACTTACCACGTACTTTCCAAAAAATTTCGGATGAAAAATCTCTATGGGTAAATGCGGATTTAGAACATCTCGTGAATGTAGTTGGTGCAGAACCTGCAGATATACTAGATCCATTCAACTTGGATGAATTAGAAAAATCTGAGAATTTAGAAGCCGAAATGGCAAATGGTCTCGAATATTTCCTTGAAGCTAATCCAATTCAATATATGAATAGAGTTCAATTACGAGGAACACAAATGCCAACGTACTTTCCTGGTTATATGGTGGCCGTTCCAGATTTTCCAGATCtgatgaaaattgtaaaaactcCAGATGAAGTGTTTGCTATCGCGTGGAAATCGGTACAACCAAAGTATTTCGACGAGGAATCTATGGTATCTTTTATGTGA